One genomic region from Anabaena sp. PCC 7108 encodes:
- the rpsB gene encoding 30S ribosomal protein S2 has translation MPVVSLAQMMESGVHFGHQTRRWNPKMSPYIYTSRNGVHIIDLVQTAQLMDNAYNYMRTQSEQGKKFLFVGTKRQAAGIIAQEAARCGSHYINQRWLGGMLTNWATIKTRADRLKDLERREETGALDLLPKKEASMLRREMTKLQKYLGGIKNMRKVPDVVIIVDQKREYNAVQECEKLGIPIVSMLDTNCDPDVVDIPIPANDDAIRSIKLIVGKLADAIYEGRHGQLEAEEDYEDYSEEDYDYDESEYADAVVPDEEEEA, from the coding sequence ATGCCAGTAGTTTCGTTGGCTCAAATGATGGAGTCTGGGGTTCACTTTGGACACCAAACCCGACGTTGGAACCCAAAGATGTCTCCTTACATCTACACCTCTCGTAATGGTGTACACATCATCGACTTGGTGCAGACAGCACAGTTAATGGATAATGCATACAACTATATGCGAACCCAATCAGAGCAGGGTAAGAAATTCCTGTTTGTAGGGACAAAGCGCCAAGCTGCCGGAATTATTGCTCAAGAAGCTGCTCGTTGTGGTTCTCACTACATTAACCAACGTTGGTTGGGTGGAATGCTCACCAACTGGGCGACAATCAAAACCAGAGCAGACAGGCTGAAAGATTTAGAACGTCGTGAAGAAACGGGCGCATTAGATTTATTGCCGAAAAAAGAAGCTTCCATGCTGCGTCGGGAAATGACAAAGCTGCAAAAGTACTTGGGCGGTATTAAAAATATGCGGAAAGTCCCCGATGTGGTGATTATTGTTGACCAGAAGCGGGAGTATAACGCAGTTCAAGAGTGCGAAAAATTGGGTATTCCTATTGTGTCCATGCTGGATACAAACTGTGATCCAGATGTAGTAGATATTCCCATTCCAGCCAATGATGATGCTATCAGATCGATTAAGCTGATTGTCGGCAAATTAGCGGATGCTATTTACGAAGGCCGTCACGGACAACTGGAAGCGGAAGAGGATTACGAAGATTACTCTGAAGAAGACTACGACTATGACGAAAGCGAGTACGCTGACGCAGTGGTTCCCGACGAAGAAGAGGAAGCATAA